A portion of the Natronococcus sp. AD-5 genome contains these proteins:
- a CDS encoding ABC transporter substrate-binding protein: MIDPNNPSGRDRSPASDRSRESRAGVSARRRAVLSSLGAAGAASLAGCGGLLEDGDIGAEDDGASDDALRISIILDPGAPLNSYIAMNARWDWLNDLVFDRLFLPSPQVDEPVPALATESERVDETTWLATVRDGVEWHDGEPFTVDDVVFSYRFYRDGPHSRHAHHVGQVPEIPTIEAEDDETVRFETAYPVPTLEQLTFADLPIMAEHVWSEVEEPLEYQGMPVGTGPYELVEYEEGERLRFEATDEYYLGETTVDEIVVPIIPDPSATFTALKTGELDSTVRSIPPETLREFEGNDEIEVARATQLQGVELRLNFSQLPFRDHDFRWALSRALDIDAIVDVVMLGEAISGTEGFPHPRSPWTAPDLEIPYRPEEAREAFDDLGYEERDDGIRESPEGEPLSFELTVASNEPQYIRAAQLIAAQLDDFGFDLEVVTTDPGTVRGFFGDLDAFDMYISFTNLHLSADPDQFLMNHRGGPNLLWNVDPDQGLLGDHDVDPEDLEYPTYEELEEEYFDAETIDEQVDALHEMHRLHNEQPVAIPLWYPLSLQAYRPDSHDAWAESPGFGITHKYSFLESDARDAAVTRTFD; encoded by the coding sequence ATGATCGACCCAAACAACCCCTCAGGGCGGGATCGCTCGCCAGCGTCCGACCGATCGCGCGAATCGAGAGCGGGCGTCTCGGCTCGACGCCGAGCCGTCCTCTCGTCGCTCGGAGCGGCCGGTGCAGCGTCGCTCGCGGGCTGTGGCGGACTGCTCGAGGACGGCGACATCGGCGCCGAGGACGACGGGGCGAGCGACGACGCGCTCCGGATCTCCATCATCCTCGATCCCGGCGCGCCGCTTAACTCCTACATCGCGATGAACGCCAGGTGGGACTGGCTCAACGACCTCGTGTTCGACCGACTGTTCCTGCCCTCTCCCCAGGTGGACGAGCCGGTGCCCGCGCTCGCGACCGAATCAGAACGGGTCGACGAGACGACGTGGCTGGCGACCGTTCGCGACGGCGTCGAGTGGCACGACGGCGAACCGTTCACCGTCGACGACGTCGTGTTCTCCTACCGCTTCTATCGCGACGGCCCCCACTCCAGACACGCCCACCACGTCGGCCAGGTGCCGGAGATCCCGACGATCGAAGCCGAGGACGACGAGACGGTTCGCTTCGAGACCGCGTATCCGGTGCCGACGCTCGAGCAGCTCACCTTCGCCGATCTACCGATCATGGCCGAACACGTCTGGTCGGAGGTCGAAGAGCCCCTCGAGTACCAGGGGATGCCCGTCGGGACCGGTCCGTACGAACTCGTCGAGTACGAGGAGGGCGAACGCCTCCGGTTCGAGGCGACCGACGAGTACTACCTCGGCGAGACGACCGTCGACGAGATCGTCGTGCCGATCATTCCGGACCCGTCCGCGACGTTCACGGCGCTAAAGACGGGTGAACTCGACTCGACGGTTCGCTCGATTCCGCCGGAGACGCTCCGGGAGTTCGAGGGAAACGACGAGATCGAGGTCGCGAGGGCGACCCAGCTCCAGGGGGTCGAACTCAGGCTCAACTTCTCGCAGCTTCCGTTCCGGGATCACGACTTCAGGTGGGCGCTGTCGCGAGCGCTCGACATCGACGCGATCGTCGACGTCGTCATGCTCGGGGAGGCGATCTCCGGCACCGAGGGGTTCCCGCACCCCCGCTCGCCGTGGACGGCGCCCGACCTGGAGATTCCGTACCGTCCCGAGGAGGCTCGCGAGGCGTTCGACGACCTCGGCTACGAGGAGCGCGACGACGGAATCCGAGAGTCGCCGGAGGGCGAGCCGCTCTCCTTCGAGCTGACCGTCGCCTCCAACGAACCGCAGTACATCCGCGCCGCCCAGCTCATCGCCGCCCAGCTCGACGACTTCGGGTTCGACCTCGAGGTGGTGACGACCGATCCCGGAACCGTCCGCGGGTTCTTCGGCGACCTCGACGCCTTCGACATGTACATCTCGTTTACCAACCTCCACCTCTCGGCGGACCCCGATCAGTTCCTAATGAACCACCGCGGCGGGCCGAACCTGCTGTGGAACGTCGATCCGGACCAGGGGCTGCTGGGCGATCACGACGTCGATCCGGAGGACCTCGAGTACCCGACGTACGAGGAGTTGGAGGAGGAGTACTTCGACGCGGAGACGATCGACGAGCAGGTCGACGCGCTCCACGAGATGCACCGCCTCCACAACGAGCAGCCGGTCGCGATTCCGCTCTGGTACCCTCTGTCGCTGCAGGCGTACCGACCCGACTCCCACGACGCGTGGGCCGAATCGCCTGGCTTCGGGATCACGCACAAGTACTCGTTCCTCGAGTCGGACGCGCGCGACGCGGCGGTCACCAGAACGTTCGACTGA
- a CDS encoding winged helix-turn-helix transcriptional regulator, translating to MSQHGSCDCCSPSANGAVPSGDGAVCYCPVDGVIETISKKYALQIVGLVGAHGPMRYGELEDRLNATSSSLLSERLEELTDEGILERRSFDEIPPRVEYSLTPRGRELETRIQPLLEWAAAED from the coding sequence ATGTCACAACACGGGAGTTGCGATTGCTGTTCGCCCTCCGCCAACGGCGCGGTGCCGTCGGGAGACGGTGCGGTGTGTTACTGCCCGGTCGACGGCGTCATCGAGACGATCAGCAAGAAGTACGCCCTCCAGATCGTCGGACTGGTCGGTGCGCACGGGCCGATGCGCTACGGCGAACTCGAGGACCGGCTGAACGCGACGAGTTCGTCGCTCCTCTCGGAACGCCTCGAGGAGTTGACCGACGAGGGGATCCTCGAGCGCCGGAGCTTCGACGAGATCCCGCCCCGCGTCGAGTACTCGCTGACGCCCCGCGGTCGGGAACTCGAGACGCGAATCCAGCCGTTGCTGGAGTGGGCGGCGGCGGAAGACTAG
- a CDS encoding CBS domain-containing protein — MPEVKSIVREQVVSSSPDSSLADVAQLMDEENVGSVVIVDDDRPQGIVTDRDITINVVARGEDPTSVTAADVMSEDLVTVETESGIFDVLRTMEESNVRRIPATDADGNLAGIVAFDDFVILLGRELKLLGDVIEAEIPPYEHT; from the coding sequence ATGCCCGAAGTCAAATCAATCGTCCGTGAACAGGTCGTGAGTTCGTCCCCAGATTCTTCCCTCGCCGACGTCGCACAACTGATGGACGAGGAGAACGTCGGCAGCGTCGTCATCGTCGACGACGACCGCCCGCAGGGGATCGTGACGGATCGCGATATCACGATCAACGTGGTCGCTCGAGGGGAAGATCCGACGTCGGTGACCGCTGCAGACGTGATGAGCGAAGACCTCGTGACGGTCGAGACGGAGAGCGGAATCTTCGACGTCCTCCGGACCATGGAGGAATCGAACGTGCGACGGATACCGGCTACCGACGCGGATGGGAACCTCGCCGGGATCGTCGCGTTCGACGACTTCGTCATCCTTCTCGGCCGCGAACTCAAGTTGCTCGGCGACGTCATCGAAGCCGAAATCCCGCCGTACGAACACACTTGA
- a CDS encoding dicarboxylate/amino acid:cation symporter: MTGMLTSAWHQYRSVPIVYRIAIAFVLGALVGLAVGQPAMALQPIGDLFVRLLEMIIVPIIVFTLLMATRELSPKNLGKVGGQVVALYLATTAVAIGLGLGVSNLIEPGSGMTLEQTDVETEQAPQLMDQVFSIVPENPIAAMAEGNILAIIFFTLVFGLGMTMVRAEVESDSTVRNGIDIIFDTVDAGAEVMFKIVWGVMEFGVLGVFALMAALFGEVGLQAIGAYFSLAMALTIAIGLQITLVYLLVIIRGTVGVSPVAFLRGIKEALITALSIRSSSATLPITMSDADENLRIKERVYGFSLPLGATINMDGTAMYLGIVAIFAANLAGASLTLFEQLTILLTALLMSIGTAGVPSASLVMMTAVLTQVGLPLEVIGMIAGIDPLLDRLRTMNNIAGDLAVTTVVAKWNDAIDLTSGVWADAPAEFGEGTASATNDD, from the coding sequence ATGACTGGGATGCTTACGTCAGCGTGGCACCAGTACCGGTCGGTCCCGATCGTCTACCGAATCGCGATAGCCTTCGTTCTCGGTGCGCTCGTCGGACTGGCCGTCGGCCAGCCGGCGATGGCGCTTCAGCCGATCGGAGATCTGTTCGTCCGGTTGCTCGAGATGATCATCGTTCCCATCATCGTCTTCACGCTGTTGATGGCGACGCGGGAACTATCACCGAAGAATCTGGGGAAGGTCGGTGGACAGGTCGTGGCCCTGTACCTCGCCACGACGGCCGTCGCCATCGGGCTGGGACTCGGCGTGAGCAATCTCATCGAGCCCGGGTCGGGAATGACCTTAGAGCAGACGGACGTCGAGACCGAACAGGCGCCGCAGCTCATGGATCAGGTGTTCAGTATCGTCCCCGAGAACCCGATCGCCGCGATGGCCGAGGGGAACATCCTCGCGATCATCTTCTTCACGCTCGTCTTCGGCCTCGGGATGACGATGGTGCGAGCGGAAGTTGAATCCGACTCGACCGTCCGGAACGGCATCGATATCATCTTCGATACCGTCGACGCCGGCGCGGAAGTGATGTTCAAAATCGTCTGGGGCGTCATGGAGTTCGGCGTCCTCGGCGTGTTTGCACTGATGGCAGCGCTGTTCGGAGAAGTCGGCCTTCAGGCCATCGGGGCGTATTTCTCCCTCGCGATGGCGCTCACGATCGCCATTGGACTCCAGATTACGCTGGTCTACCTTCTGGTCATCATTCGAGGCACGGTCGGCGTTTCGCCCGTCGCCTTCCTGCGTGGCATCAAGGAGGCGCTCATCACGGCGCTCAGTATTCGGTCGTCCTCCGCGACGCTCCCCATCACGATGTCGGACGCCGACGAGAACCTGCGGATCAAAGAGCGCGTGTACGGCTTCTCGCTTCCGCTGGGGGCGACGATCAACATGGACGGGACGGCGATGTACCTCGGCATCGTCGCCATCTTCGCGGCGAACCTCGCCGGCGCCTCGCTCACGCTATTCGAACAGCTCACGATCCTGCTGACCGCGCTCCTCATGAGCATCGGCACTGCGGGCGTTCCCAGCGCGAGTCTGGTCATGATGACCGCGGTGTTGACCCAGGTCGGGCTGCCGCTCGAGGTAATCGGGATGATCGCGGGCATCGATCCGCTGCTCGACCGCCTTCGGACGATGAACAACATCGCCGGCGATCTGGCAGTGACCACCGTCGTCGCGAAGTGGAACGACGCGATCGACCTCACGTCCGGCGTGTGGGCCGACGCACCCGCCGAGTTCGGTGAAGGGACCGCCAGTGCGACGAACGACGACTGA
- a CDS encoding aspartate aminotransferase family protein, protein MTEEFSTNADRNEPVVDRARELIPGGAQTGLRAQAYDTGDVAFESASDATLTTVAGERYTDYHLGFGPIVLGHAHEDVDAAARAAIDDGVLYGAGTTPLEVEVAERLVDLVPSVEMVNFCNSGSEATYHAIRLARAATGNEKVLKFEGCYHGWHDYVDVSVYPPADRIGERYPESDGMLSAAVENTLVAPFNDPDAVDEIVREHGDDLAAVILEPVPHSVGCLLPRAEFLETLREVTDAHDVPLVFDEVISGFRHSPRGVQGEFGVTPDLTCVAKALGNGYPVAAVGGRADLLAQAGGDNESGVVISGTYSGSLPGLAAARETIDTIVDENVQGYLTELGDRYRDGLTDLLEDHDVDGRVVGHRSIFSLQFGVHGEPRTYEDVIGLDEERFRAFAAGMRERGHFFTPNPYKRHHLSFAHDEAHLESYLDAADAALAEL, encoded by the coding sequence ATGACAGAGGAATTTTCGACGAACGCGGACCGAAACGAACCGGTCGTCGACCGCGCTCGCGAGCTTATCCCCGGCGGCGCACAGACGGGGCTGCGGGCGCAGGCGTACGACACGGGCGACGTCGCCTTCGAGTCGGCGTCGGACGCCACGCTGACGACCGTCGCCGGCGAGCGGTACACCGACTACCACCTCGGGTTCGGCCCGATCGTCCTCGGCCACGCCCACGAGGACGTCGACGCGGCGGCTCGAGCGGCCATCGACGACGGCGTGTTGTACGGGGCGGGCACGACACCCCTCGAGGTCGAGGTCGCCGAACGGCTCGTCGACCTCGTCCCGAGCGTCGAGATGGTGAACTTCTGCAACAGCGGGAGCGAAGCGACCTATCACGCGATCCGGCTCGCGCGAGCCGCTACCGGCAACGAGAAAGTGCTGAAATTCGAGGGCTGCTATCACGGCTGGCACGACTACGTCGACGTCAGCGTCTACCCGCCCGCCGATCGCATCGGCGAGCGCTATCCCGAGTCTGACGGCATGCTCTCGGCGGCCGTCGAGAACACGCTGGTCGCTCCGTTCAACGATCCCGACGCGGTCGACGAGATCGTCCGCGAGCACGGCGACGACCTCGCAGCGGTCATCCTCGAGCCCGTGCCCCACTCCGTCGGATGTCTGCTCCCGCGCGCGGAATTTCTCGAGACGCTTCGCGAGGTGACCGACGCGCACGACGTCCCGCTCGTCTTCGACGAGGTCATCAGCGGATTCCGTCACTCGCCGCGCGGTGTCCAGGGCGAGTTCGGGGTTACGCCCGATCTCACGTGCGTCGCGAAGGCCCTCGGCAACGGGTATCCCGTGGCGGCCGTCGGCGGCCGGGCGGACCTGCTCGCACAGGCGGGCGGCGACAACGAGTCCGGCGTCGTCATCAGTGGGACGTACTCCGGCAGTCTCCCGGGGCTGGCCGCCGCACGCGAGACGATCGATACCATCGTCGACGAGAACGTCCAGGGGTACCTGACCGAACTCGGCGACCGGTATCGCGACGGTCTGACCGACCTGCTCGAGGACCACGACGTCGACGGGCGGGTCGTCGGCCACCGGAGTATCTTTAGCCTCCAGTTCGGGGTGCACGGCGAACCACGAACCTACGAGGACGTGATCGGCCTTGACGAGGAGCGCTTCCGTGCGTTCGCGGCGGGTATGCGAGAGCGCGGCCACTTCTTCACGCCGAACCCGTACAAGCGCCATCACCTCTCGTTCGCTCACGACGAGGCCCACCTCGAGTCCTATCTCGACGCCGCCGACGCGGCGCTCGCTGAACTCTGA
- a CDS encoding ABC transporter ATP-binding protein/permease, with amino-acid sequence MSDDRNGVLGRLLASAPAAGGRREWFAVVGGIGVLVFVAVGALGPALAPYPADEMVGPPFAEPGEDHLLGTDDVGHDILSLLLVGARVSMLVGIVAGTVAILVGTAVGVTAGLLGGRTDRSVMRFVDIVLTIPFLPLIIVVAAVLGPGLWTTIGVLSAVMWARPARELRSEVLSIRNREYIEASRSMGASAFHVATRYVVPAVSLIVVAQYARAVSMAILLEAALSFLGLGDPTAPSWGTILFYAQQRSAFLTEAWKWWVIPPGLAITCSVLSFIFVTLGVERRTGARRRSVGTTVPGADIDVVRTGRDEPRSSGDEGGATTDGGSRLDSAPVLEVADLTVEYDTGPDAAVDDVDLDLRAGERLGIVGESGSGKSSVALALLDLLRPPARVTDGRVTLYADRDRAESVDLADVRGDAISFVPQEAMNALDPRLTLEEQLVEAVRVHRPVERDRAAEIARDTLESVGLPPESYDRHPHELSGGMCQRGVIAMALVNDPAVLVVDEPTTGLDVVTTVRVLELLEGLQAKRDFSLVVISHDLAAVTRLADRIAVMRDGTVVEVGATDRLRTAPAHPYTEALLDARTTMPSLDQATDGRPPADQTDPHLVYEDITKSFGDERVLDGADLRVDRGRSVALLGESGAGKTTLGKMALGLLTPDSGVVRIDGEPVGQWSSLDPKRRGREDHYLFQDPYSSLAPNRTVERIVREPLDIHEVGAESARTERVRAALADVGLEPAAAYARRYSSELSGGERQRVALARALVLEPSLLVADEPTSMLDAPLQEELLELLYELVAERGITLLHITHDVAQASTFADEIAVLHDGRIVEQASVASILREPDREQTGRLVDAAEKLSTTESAGDHQPAGDGKTDG; translated from the coding sequence GTGAGCGACGACCGGAACGGCGTTCTCGGCCGCTTGCTCGCCTCCGCGCCGGCAGCCGGCGGACGGCGCGAGTGGTTCGCCGTCGTCGGCGGCATCGGCGTCCTCGTCTTCGTCGCCGTCGGCGCGCTTGGACCGGCGCTCGCGCCGTATCCGGCCGACGAGATGGTCGGCCCGCCGTTTGCGGAGCCCGGCGAGGACCACCTCCTCGGCACCGACGACGTGGGCCACGACATCCTCTCGCTGCTGCTGGTCGGGGCGCGGGTCTCGATGCTCGTCGGGATCGTGGCCGGAACGGTCGCCATCCTCGTCGGCACCGCCGTCGGCGTCACCGCGGGGCTCCTCGGCGGTCGGACCGATCGGAGCGTGATGCGGTTCGTCGACATCGTCCTGACGATCCCGTTTCTCCCCCTGATCATCGTCGTCGCGGCGGTGCTGGGGCCGGGGCTGTGGACGACCATCGGCGTCCTGTCGGCCGTGATGTGGGCGCGGCCCGCCAGGGAGCTCCGCTCCGAGGTCCTCTCGATCCGGAACCGGGAGTACATCGAAGCCTCGCGGTCGATGGGCGCGTCCGCGTTCCACGTCGCCACGCGGTACGTCGTCCCCGCGGTGTCGCTGATCGTCGTCGCACAGTACGCCAGGGCCGTGAGCATGGCCATCCTGCTCGAGGCGGCGCTTTCCTTCCTCGGACTCGGCGACCCGACGGCGCCGAGCTGGGGGACGATCCTGTTCTACGCCCAGCAGCGAAGCGCGTTTTTGACCGAAGCGTGGAAGTGGTGGGTGATTCCGCCGGGCCTGGCCATCACCTGCAGCGTCCTGTCGTTCATCTTCGTCACGCTCGGCGTCGAGCGACGTACCGGCGCACGCCGTCGCAGCGTCGGCACGACGGTCCCGGGCGCCGACATCGACGTCGTCCGGACCGGCCGCGACGAGCCGCGCTCGAGCGGAGACGAGGGCGGCGCGACCACCGACGGCGGATCGCGTCTCGATTCGGCGCCCGTCCTCGAGGTCGCCGATCTCACCGTCGAGTACGATACCGGCCCCGACGCCGCGGTCGACGACGTCGATCTCGACCTGCGGGCGGGCGAACGCCTCGGAATCGTCGGCGAGTCCGGCAGCGGGAAGAGCAGCGTCGCGCTCGCACTGCTCGATCTCCTCAGGCCTCCGGCCCGGGTCACCGACGGCCGCGTCACGCTGTACGCCGACCGCGACCGCGCTGAATCCGTCGACCTCGCGGACGTTCGCGGCGACGCGATCTCGTTCGTTCCCCAGGAGGCGATGAACGCCCTCGATCCGCGACTGACTCTCGAAGAGCAACTCGTCGAGGCGGTACGGGTCCATCGGCCGGTCGAGCGCGACCGGGCGGCGGAAATCGCGCGCGATACCCTCGAGAGCGTCGGATTACCCCCGGAGAGCTACGACCGGCATCCCCACGAACTCAGCGGCGGCATGTGCCAGCGCGGCGTGATCGCGATGGCGCTCGTGAACGATCCCGCGGTGCTCGTCGTCGACGAACCGACGACGGGCCTCGACGTGGTGACGACGGTGCGCGTCCTCGAACTGCTCGAGGGGCTCCAGGCGAAGCGGGACTTCTCGCTGGTGGTGATCTCCCACGACCTGGCGGCGGTAACTCGCCTCGCGGATCGGATCGCCGTGATGCGGGACGGGACGGTCGTCGAGGTCGGGGCCACGGACCGGCTTCGAACGGCGCCGGCCCATCCCTACACCGAAGCGTTACTCGACGCCCGAACGACGATGCCGTCGCTCGATCAGGCGACGGACGGGCGGCCGCCCGCAGACCAAACGGATCCGCATCTGGTTTACGAGGATATCACCAAATCCTTCGGCGACGAGCGCGTGCTCGACGGCGCCGACCTCCGCGTCGACCGGGGCCGGTCGGTCGCACTCCTCGGCGAGAGCGGCGCCGGCAAGACCACGCTCGGCAAGATGGCCCTCGGGTTACTCACACCCGACTCGGGGGTCGTCCGGATCGACGGCGAGCCCGTCGGCCAGTGGTCGTCACTCGATCCGAAGCGCCGCGGACGAGAGGACCACTACCTGTTCCAGGACCCCTACAGCTCGCTCGCCCCCAACCGGACCGTCGAGCGGATCGTTCGGGAACCGCTCGACATCCACGAGGTGGGAGCGGAATCGGCGCGCACCGAGCGCGTCCGGGCGGCGCTCGCCGACGTCGGTCTCGAGCCCGCCGCGGCGTACGCCCGCCGCTACTCGTCCGAATTGTCCGGCGGCGAGCGCCAGCGAGTGGCCCTCGCTCGAGCCCTCGTCCTCGAGCCCTCGCTGCTCGTCGCCGACGAGCCCACGTCGATGCTGGATGCGCCGCTTCAGGAGGAACTCCTCGAACTCCTCTACGAACTGGTCGCCGAACGCGGGATCACCTTGCTCCATATCACTCACGATGTCGCCCAGGCGAGCACGTTCGCCGACGAGATCGCCGTCCTCCACGACGGACGGATCGTCGAGCAGGCGTCCGTGGCGTCGATCCTCCGCGAACCCGACCGCGAACAGACCGGGCGACTCGTCGACGCGGCCGAAAAACTCTCGACGACCGAATCCGCCGGCGACCACCAACCCGCAGGTGACGGTAAAACCGACGGCTGA
- a CDS encoding ABC transporter permease: MERAAGTWGRRTLEYGMTFLIAIAINFALPRLAPGDPLLYLIGPEATELGPEERREVLAVYGLDRPLPVQFWEYLVGILRGDLGTSVMYGQPVSDVLLARLPWTLLLVGSALLIAVVCGTLLGALSAWHEGDRTDVGLVTAVVFAMSAPGFWVGMLFIAIFAAWLGWFPSYGMRSLDAGTTALGAIRDVLWHLTLPVAALSLTHLGGIYLIARNSVLSTLGEDFLLLSRAKGCSDREVLLRHAVPNSLLPVYTRFTLQVGAAIGGAVVIETVFTYPGVGRLIFDAAVARDYPTLQGAFLLLTVTVIGANLVADLTYARLDPRTTAEREGSAP, encoded by the coding sequence ATGGAGCGGGCAGCCGGGACGTGGGGTCGGCGAACGCTCGAGTACGGGATGACGTTCCTGATTGCGATAGCGATCAACTTCGCGCTGCCCCGCCTCGCGCCGGGCGATCCGCTGCTGTACCTCATCGGCCCCGAGGCCACCGAACTCGGCCCCGAGGAACGCCGGGAGGTGCTCGCGGTGTACGGGCTCGATCGGCCGCTGCCCGTTCAGTTCTGGGAGTACCTCGTCGGCATCCTCCGGGGAGACCTCGGTACGTCGGTCATGTACGGCCAGCCCGTGAGCGACGTACTGCTCGCCCGGCTCCCGTGGACGCTGCTGTTGGTCGGGTCGGCGCTCCTCATCGCCGTCGTCTGCGGGACGCTGCTCGGGGCGCTCTCGGCCTGGCACGAGGGAGACCGGACCGACGTCGGGCTCGTGACCGCGGTCGTCTTCGCGATGTCGGCGCCGGGGTTCTGGGTCGGCATGCTGTTCATCGCGATCTTCGCGGCCTGGCTCGGCTGGTTCCCCTCCTACGGGATGCGGTCGCTCGACGCCGGAACGACCGCTCTCGGAGCGATCCGCGACGTGCTCTGGCACCTGACGCTGCCGGTCGCGGCCCTGTCGCTCACCCACCTGGGCGGGATCTACCTCATCGCCAGGAACTCGGTGCTGTCGACGCTCGGCGAGGACTTCCTGCTGCTCTCGCGGGCCAAGGGGTGCTCGGACCGGGAAGTGCTGCTCCGACACGCGGTTCCGAACTCGCTCCTGCCGGTGTACACCCGGTTCACCCTCCAGGTCGGCGCCGCGATCGGCGGAGCCGTGGTGATCGAGACCGTCTTCACCTATCCCGGCGTCGGGCGGCTGATCTTCGACGCCGCCGTCGCTCGCGATTACCCGACGCTGCAGGGGGCGTTTCTGCTCCTCACCGTCACCGTGATCGGGGCGAACCTGGTCGCCGACCTGACGTACGCGCGGCTCGATCCGCGGACGACCGCCGAACGGGAGGGGTCGGCACCGTGA
- a CDS encoding Nramp family divalent metal transporter encodes MSTENFTPFRDLTGLTRKYGLAFVMVASYFGSGSVFIASQAGVMHGYTLLWAAVGAAVLGFVAQDMSARLGIHGESLMVFTREKLGRPLATTIAVFLSVGCVAWTIGLVAAVGAGVSFLLGGAVTWQPIAVLTTFVAIGVGLLRYDTVENMMIAMMLSLMVVYVIVALPSGADPGSVTIGFVPGTDTLGALAMAAGLLGTTALWPNFFLESILVHTKGWTDGSDLPAARTDLAIGYAVGGIATIAILIAAAALLRPMGYTELESFITPGEALVEVFGTWAMVLFVGGVIAAAFNSIIPIMWAPAYIIPQAAGYTVQKGDRLFNALFAGLTGIGVFSPLVSWWLDLSVVDMVILFPMYNGIFALPVAAGLLFWAVNDRETMGTHCNTGALNLVNALLVLLAVLLAALSIQDFVELITGGGF; translated from the coding sequence ATGAGCACGGAGAACTTCACCCCGTTTCGGGACCTGACCGGGCTCACACGGAAGTACGGGCTGGCGTTCGTGATGGTCGCCAGCTACTTCGGCTCCGGCTCGGTGTTCATCGCCAGCCAGGCCGGCGTGATGCACGGCTACACGCTGCTGTGGGCCGCCGTGGGAGCGGCGGTCCTCGGATTCGTCGCCCAGGACATGAGCGCCCGACTCGGCATCCACGGAGAGTCGCTGATGGTGTTCACCCGCGAGAAACTGGGCCGGCCGCTGGCGACGACGATCGCGGTCTTCCTGTCGGTCGGCTGCGTCGCCTGGACGATCGGGCTGGTCGCTGCGGTCGGCGCCGGCGTCTCGTTCCTGCTCGGGGGCGCCGTGACGTGGCAGCCGATCGCCGTCCTCACGACGTTCGTTGCGATCGGCGTCGGACTGTTACGGTACGACACCGTCGAGAACATGATGATCGCGATGATGCTCTCGCTGATGGTCGTGTACGTGATCGTCGCCCTGCCGAGCGGCGCCGACCCGGGCAGCGTCACGATCGGATTCGTACCGGGCACCGACACGCTGGGCGCGCTGGCGATGGCAGCGGGCCTGCTCGGGACGACCGCGCTGTGGCCCAACTTCTTCCTCGAGTCGATCCTCGTCCACACCAAGGGCTGGACCGACGGGAGCGATCTGCCGGCGGCGCGGACGGACCTGGCGATCGGCTACGCCGTCGGCGGGATCGCGACGATCGCGATCCTGATCGCCGCGGCCGCGCTGCTGCGCCCGATGGGCTACACGGAACTCGAGTCGTTCATCACGCCGGGCGAGGCGCTCGTCGAGGTGTTCGGCACGTGGGCGATGGTGTTGTTCGTCGGCGGCGTGATCGCCGCGGCGTTCAACAGCATCATCCCGATCATGTGGGCGCCAGCCTACATTATTCCGCAGGCCGCGGGCTACACGGTTCAGAAGGGCGATCGGCTCTTCAACGCGCTGTTCGCGGGGCTGACCGGGATCGGTGTGTTCTCGCCGCTGGTAAGCTGGTGGCTAGACCTCTCGGTCGTCGATATGGTGATCCTGTTTCCGATGTACAACGGGATCTTCGCGCTTCCGGTCGCGGCCGGGTTGCTGTTCTGGGCGGTCAACGACCGCGAGACGATGGGTACGCACTGCAACACCGGTGCACTGAACCTCGTCAACGCGCTGCTCGTACTCCTCGCAGTCCTTCTGGCGGCCCTGTCTATCCAGGACTTCGTCGAACTCATCACTGGCGGTGGGTTCTGA
- a CDS encoding metal-dependent hydrolase, with amino-acid sequence MYPWEHAAVAYLLYAGYARWHTGASPAGRAALVVLVASQLPDLIDKTLAWQFALIPSGRSLAHSVFVAVLLALVVLAVARRHEATPLGAAFAIGYLSHLATDTVSLYPGGSVSLAGVLWPIIIYQPSAERIGDSSSEATEPVAGGVVEQTGDILSGAYPSLVALEPTGEVLVRLGIVALAGVVWLHDGCPGLRELRRVIRRRITAVRSWVHWNRP; translated from the coding sequence ATGTACCCGTGGGAGCACGCCGCGGTCGCGTACCTACTTTACGCCGGCTACGCGCGGTGGCACACCGGAGCGTCGCCTGCGGGGCGGGCCGCCCTCGTCGTGCTCGTCGCCTCGCAACTGCCCGACCTGATCGACAAAACGCTGGCCTGGCAGTTTGCCCTCATCCCGAGCGGCCGCTCGCTCGCCCACTCGGTGTTCGTCGCCGTCCTGCTCGCTCTCGTGGTGCTTGCCGTCGCCCGCCGTCACGAGGCGACCCCGCTCGGAGCCGCGTTCGCGATCGGTTACCTCTCGCATCTGGCGACCGACACCGTCTCCCTCTATCCGGGCGGCTCGGTGAGTCTCGCGGGTGTCCTCTGGCCGATCATAATCTACCAGCCGTCGGCCGAGCGAATCGGCGATTCTTCGTCCGAGGCGACCGAGCCGGTCGCCGGCGGGGTGGTCGAGCAGACCGGCGACATCCTGTCCGGGGCCTATCCCTCGCTGGTCGCGCTCGAGCCGACCGGGGAGGTCCTCGTCAGACTCGGCATCGTCGCGCTCGCGGGGGTCGTCTGGCTCCACGATGGGTGCCCGGGCCTCCGCGAACTCAGGCGTGTGATCCGCCGGCGGATCACCGCCGTTCGGTCGTGGGTCCATTGGAACCGACCGTGA